A single window of Prionailurus viverrinus isolate Anna chromosome F1, UM_Priviv_1.0, whole genome shotgun sequence DNA harbors:
- the PMVK gene encoding phosphomevalonate kinase isoform X2, whose translation MIRWGEEKRQADPGFFCRKVVEGVSQPVWLVSDTRRVSDIQWFREAYGALTQTVRVVALEQSRRQRGWVFTPGVDDAESECGLDDLEGFDWVVENHGDAGRLEEQLQSLVAFVHSRL comes from the exons ATGATCCGCTGGGGTGAGGAGAAGCGCCAGGCCGACCCCGGCTTCTTCTGCAGGAAGGTGGTGGAGGGCGTCTCCCAGCCCGTCTGG CTGGTGAGTGACACGCGGAGGGTGTCGGACATCCAGTGGTTTCGGGAGGCCTACGGGGCTTTGACCCAGACGGTCCGCGTGGTGGCCCTGGAGCAGAGCCGACGGCAGCGGGGCTGGGTGTTCACTCCAG GGGTGGACGACGCGGAGTCGGAGTGTGGCCTGGACGACTTGGAGGGCTTCGACTGGGTCGTGGAGAACCACGGGGACGCGGGGCGCCTGGAGGAGCAGCTGCAGAGCCTGGTGGCCTTTGTCCACTCCAGACTGTAG
- the PMVK gene encoding phosphomevalonate kinase isoform X1 codes for MAPQAGAPRLVLLFSGKRKSGKDFVAEALRSRLGADVCAVLRLSGPLKEQYAREHGLDFERLLDASTYKEAYRRDMIRWGEEKRQADPGFFCRKVVEGVSQPVWLVSDTRRVSDIQWFREAYGALTQTVRVVALEQSRRQRGWVFTPGVDDAESECGLDDLEGFDWVVENHGDAGRLEEQLQSLVAFVHSRL; via the exons ATGGCCCCGCAAGCAGGCGCCCCGCGCCTGGTGCTGCTGTTCAGCGGGAAGAGGAAGTCCGGGAAGGACTTCGTGGCCGAGGCGCTGCGGAGCAG GCTCGGAGCTGATGTCTGCGCTGTCCTGCGGTTGTCCGGGCCACTCAAGGAGCAGTACGCGCGG GAGCACGGCCTGGACTTCGAGAGACTCCTGGACGCCAGCACCTACAAGGAGGCCTACCGGAGGGACATGATCCGCTGGGGTGAGGAGAAGCGCCAGGCCGACCCCGGCTTCTTCTGCAGGAAGGTGGTGGAGGGCGTCTCCCAGCCCGTCTGG CTGGTGAGTGACACGCGGAGGGTGTCGGACATCCAGTGGTTTCGGGAGGCCTACGGGGCTTTGACCCAGACGGTCCGCGTGGTGGCCCTGGAGCAGAGCCGACGGCAGCGGGGCTGGGTGTTCACTCCAG GGGTGGACGACGCGGAGTCGGAGTGTGGCCTGGACGACTTGGAGGGCTTCGACTGGGTCGTGGAGAACCACGGGGACGCGGGGCGCCTGGAGGAGCAGCTGCAGAGCCTGGTGGCCTTTGTCCACTCCAGACTGTAG
- the LOC125155098 gene encoding uncharacterized protein LOC125155098, whose protein sequence is MKKSSLGSLSRETAYATLGITFGDAHMRCEGRRGVWTTDCGPPSRGAQEDKGRRSEHTRPHDPGGPGCVFPPLNQDSCVSQASLENDRLASQYRLVPGLETSGSCPAGKTGRDPLDLCPRPREGDPPLEIPTCEPASHPFLSESQGHWAGTVLAVYTGELSWWGRILMVVEGSLLSTLPLRQRDTLTGEGCTEQRRKGHLPGTRRVPALC, encoded by the exons ATGAAGAAGAGTTCTCTAGGCAGCCTATCGAGGGAGACAGCTTATGCCACGTTGGGGATTACTTTTGGAGATGCCCACATGCGCTGTGAGGGACGACGGGGTGTGTGGACTACAGACTGCGGTCCTCCCAGCCGCGGGGCTCAGGAGGACAAGGGTCGAAGGTCTGAGCACACACGTCCTCATGACCCTGGGGGTCCTGGCTGTGTCTTCCCTCCCTTGAACCAAGACTCCTGTGTGTCCCAGGCCTCTTTGGAAAATGACCGCCTGGCCTCTCAGTACCGCCTGGTCCCGGGTCTGGAAACATCTGGGTCCTGCCCGGCTGGAAAGACGGGGCGTGACCCCCTGGATCTCTGTCCTCGGCCGCGAGAAGGTGACCCACCGCTGGAAATTCCCACG TGCGAGCCAGCGTCTCACCCCTTCTTATCTGAGTCACAAGGACACTGGGCCGGCACGGTCCTCGCCGTCTACACTGGGGAGCTGTCCTGGTGGGGGAGAATCCTTATG GTAGTGGAGGGCTCCTTGCTGTCCACGCTCCCTCTCCGCCAGCGGGACACCCTCACGGGAGAGGGATGCACcgagcagagaaggaaggggcaTTTGCCCGGGACCCGCCGCGTGCCAGCGCTGTGCTAA